A stretch of the Streptomyces venezuelae genome encodes the following:
- a CDS encoding MBL fold metallo-hydrolase translates to MSDELLHLTVLGCATPYPSVDNPCSGYLVSSGETRIWVDAGSGTLGPLQRHVRLDELDAIWISHLHADHSADLLTAYYGALYADIHLVAPIPLYGPPGIADRLANFLTNTPARSPIESAFTVTELHDGHQAAIGSLRLTSRAVSHGIPAFAVRIEAAGKSLVYSGDTAPCPSLTELAEGCDVLLCEAESAQAPVEGDQVHHTPEDTGDTASTAGAGRLIVTHVGRFLTPQQAVARASARFEGPVDYAAPDATFSIG, encoded by the coding sequence ATGAGTGACGAGCTTCTCCACCTCACGGTTCTGGGCTGCGCAACGCCCTACCCGAGCGTGGACAATCCGTGCTCCGGCTATCTCGTGTCGAGCGGGGAGACTCGTATCTGGGTGGACGCGGGCAGCGGGACGCTCGGCCCGCTCCAGCGGCATGTGCGGCTGGATGAGCTCGATGCGATCTGGATCTCGCATCTGCATGCCGATCACAGCGCGGACTTGCTCACCGCGTACTACGGCGCTTTGTACGCGGACATCCACCTCGTAGCGCCGATCCCTCTCTATGGGCCGCCTGGAATCGCCGACCGGCTGGCCAACTTCCTCACCAACACTCCGGCCCGCAGCCCGATCGAATCGGCCTTCACCGTCACCGAGTTGCACGACGGGCACCAGGCGGCCATCGGCTCGCTCCGACTGACCAGCCGGGCGGTGTCGCACGGCATCCCCGCCTTCGCCGTGCGCATCGAGGCGGCCGGCAAGTCGCTGGTGTACTCCGGGGACACGGCACCGTGCCCGAGCCTCACCGAGTTGGCCGAGGGATGCGACGTGCTGTTGTGCGAAGCCGAGAGCGCGCAGGCACCGGTCGAGGGCGACCAGGTGCACCACACGCCCGAGGACACCGGCGACACAGCCAGCACGGCAGGGGCGGGCCGACTGATCGTCACACACGTCGGCCGCTTCCTCACGCCGCAGCAGGCGGTGGCGCGTGCCTCGGCGCGCTTCGAAGGTCCCGTCGACTACGCCGCGCCCGATGCGACCTTCTCGATCGGCTAG
- a CDS encoding TetR/AcrR family transcriptional regulator translates to MTTPQLRKDAARNWDRIVAIARDLVDQGTALQLNDIARRAGLGVATVYRHFATPEALLETVATPCLESLAAHGRRALDDTDPWRALEGYLGRIVEAQVADAALAPVAAAATDALPRTTELKKSLASAGTALLERAREAGAVRPDLATTDLVPLMCGVAHAVNVHGGTPTDRVDTAHRYLATLLEGMRITSDR, encoded by the coding sequence ATGACGACGCCACAACTGCGCAAGGACGCCGCCCGCAACTGGGACCGGATCGTCGCCATCGCCCGCGACCTGGTCGACCAGGGCACCGCATTGCAGCTCAACGACATCGCACGCCGCGCGGGCCTCGGCGTCGCCACGGTCTACCGGCACTTCGCCACCCCCGAGGCGCTGCTGGAGACCGTCGCCACCCCCTGCCTGGAATCCCTCGCCGCACACGGCCGGCGCGCCCTGGACGATACCGACCCCTGGCGCGCGCTGGAGGGCTATCTGGGCCGCATCGTCGAAGCACAGGTCGCCGACGCTGCCCTGGCCCCCGTCGCCGCCGCGGCCACGGACGCCCTGCCGCGCACCACGGAACTCAAGAAATCACTCGCGTCGGCCGGCACCGCACTCCTGGAACGGGCTCGCGAGGCCGGAGCGGTCCGCCCCGACCTCGCCACCACCGACCTCGTCCCGCTCATGTGCGGCGTCGCCCACGCCGTGAACGTCCACGGCGGGACCCCCACCGACCGCGTCGACACCGCACACCGCTACCTCGCCACGCTGCTCGAAGGCATGCGCATCACATCGGACAGGTGA
- a CDS encoding alpha/beta fold hydrolase: MALSAPVLNFLTPDQVRAAAEQTASALPAGTGAQVDLVRRVDVRADLAAISVPTLVIVTTGDALIPVSLQRELATTIPGAQTAELATGHLPFLEQPNQWLEIITHFLDREQDRS; this comes from the coding sequence GTGGCCCTGAGCGCGCCCGTGCTGAACTTCCTCACACCCGACCAGGTGCGCGCAGCCGCCGAGCAGACCGCCTCGGCCCTCCCGGCCGGCACCGGCGCCCAGGTGGACCTGGTCCGCCGCGTCGACGTCCGCGCCGACCTGGCCGCGATCAGCGTGCCGACTCTCGTGATCGTGACCACCGGCGACGCCCTGATACCGGTGTCCCTCCAGCGCGAGCTGGCTACGACCATCCCCGGCGCGCAGACCGCCGAACTCGCCACCGGGCACCTGCCCTTCCTGGAGCAGCCGAATCAATGGCTGGAGATCATCACGCATTTCCTCGACCGGGAGCAGGACCGGTCCTGA